From one Magnetofaba australis IT-1 genomic stretch:
- the rsxA gene encoding electron transport complex subunit RsxA translates to MTEVSFSNFLLILISTVFVNNYVLAKFLGICPFLGVSKKVETAVGMTYAVMFVMTLASVISWLVQHYILDTFGLGYLQTISFILIIASLVQLTEMVIHKVSPVLYASLGIFLPLITTNCAVLGVALLNIQQENSFLNATFYGIGAGLGFGLVLILFAGMRERIDLSDVPALFKGSPISLINAGLMSLAFMGFAGLVK, encoded by the coding sequence ATGACGGAAGTCTCGTTTTCCAACTTCCTGCTGATTCTTATCAGCACCGTATTCGTCAACAACTATGTGCTGGCGAAATTCCTCGGCATCTGCCCCTTCCTGGGGGTGTCCAAAAAGGTCGAGACCGCAGTGGGCATGACCTACGCGGTGATGTTCGTGATGACCCTGGCCTCGGTGATCTCCTGGCTGGTGCAGCACTACATCCTCGACACGTTCGGGCTGGGGTATTTGCAGACCATCTCCTTTATTCTCATCATCGCCTCGCTGGTGCAGTTGACGGAGATGGTGATCCACAAGGTGAGCCCGGTGCTGTACGCCTCACTGGGGATCTTCCTGCCGCTGATCACCACCAACTGCGCCGTGCTGGGCGTGGCGCTGCTCAACATTCAGCAAGAGAACTCTTTCCTCAACGCCACATTCTACGGCATTGGCGCCGGTTTGGGCTTCGGCCTGGTTCTGATTCTGTTCGCCGGCATGCGCGAACGCATCGACCTGTCGGACGTGCCCGCCCTGTTCAAGGGTTCGCCCATCTCCCTGATCAACGCCGGTCTGATGTCCCTGGCGTTCATGGGCTTCGCCGGCTTGGTGAAATAG
- a CDS encoding STAS domain-containing protein, with the protein MEIRSSNVGGVLRIEMNGVYDVSQVLKLEEKHLKNSGAKQCEIHLRGVNFVDSTFIGTLLMVMDRYCPKLAIFSDSDIIVKSLKMAQLDRIMQVTHTA; encoded by the coding sequence ATGGAGATTCGCTCATCCAACGTTGGCGGCGTCCTGCGTATTGAGATGAATGGCGTCTATGACGTCTCTCAAGTCCTAAAGCTCGAAGAGAAACACCTGAAGAACAGCGGCGCCAAGCAGTGCGAAATCCACTTGCGCGGCGTGAATTTTGTCGACAGCACCTTCATCGGCACTCTGCTGATGGTGATGGATCGCTACTGCCCCAAGCTGGCGATCTTCTCCGACAGCGACATCATCGTCAAATCCCTCAAAATGGCCCAGCTCGACCGCATTATGCAGGTCACCCACACCGCCTGA
- a CDS encoding DNA-J related domain-containing protein, translating into MDDKRKTALMAILWEILQEHPQGIREFDLYQILADREIPPFAKRKLGDPKQLFEVHFLLFHLLHLLRRQQVEQGVADLEIHCLKIVITPLATATSSEVLPQPASKVDAYYLDDSHLENVTREMVEEMLDSFWKRFDRYDKRDEALAELGLPGHATQETIKRRYRKLAMENHPDRGGDAERFRRVAEAADVLLNM; encoded by the coding sequence ATGGATGACAAACGCAAAACCGCGCTCATGGCGATCCTGTGGGAGATCCTGCAGGAGCACCCCCAGGGCATCCGCGAATTCGACCTCTACCAGATTCTCGCCGACCGCGAAATCCCGCCATTCGCCAAACGCAAATTGGGCGACCCCAAACAGCTGTTCGAAGTACACTTTCTGCTGTTTCACCTGCTCCACCTGCTGCGCCGCCAGCAGGTAGAGCAGGGCGTCGCCGATCTGGAGATTCACTGCCTGAAGATCGTCATCACGCCACTGGCCACCGCAACCAGCAGCGAAGTGCTGCCGCAGCCCGCCTCCAAGGTTGACGCCTACTATCTGGATGATTCGCATCTGGAAAATGTGACGCGGGAGATGGTGGAGGAGATGCTCGACAGCTTCTGGAAGCGCTTTGACCGCTACGACAAGCGCGATGAGGCGTTGGCTGAGTTGGGATTGCCGGGCCATGCGACTCAAGAGACCATCAAACGGCGTTACCGCAAGCTGGCCATGGAGAACCACCCCGACCGCGGCGGCGACGCTGAGCGCTTCCGCCGCGTGGCCGAAGCCGCCGACGTGCTGCTCAACATGTAA
- a CDS encoding DegT/DnrJ/EryC1/StrS family aminotransferase, producing MIPLAIPDLNGNEARYLQECVQSTFVSSVGAFVDRFEGLVAEAAGCAGAVAVSSGTAALHAALTAVGVGRDDLVIMPSYTFIATANAVAQCGATPWLMDVEPVGWGIDPEMTQQALSQECERVDGVLRRRACGRRVAAVLPVQPLGNPCRMEAVTAVARGFELPVISDAAAALGATRHGKPVGELGADLTCFSFNGNKTVTCGGGGAVAGQDAELLARVKHLTTTARVGPGYDHDVVGFNYRMTNLQAAVGCAQMERLAQLVGAKRAIHARYVAAFADISPELRPFAQASGSEGAWWFSGIMLEGDTQRLARLRDDLRAAGVDARPFWKPMHLQTPYLDAPRSAMAVSDAIWQGVLPLPSSTGLRAQQQQQVIDALLQAL from the coding sequence ATGATCCCGTTGGCGATTCCCGATCTGAACGGCAATGAAGCGCGTTATTTGCAGGAGTGCGTGCAGAGCACCTTCGTCTCCTCGGTGGGGGCGTTTGTGGATCGCTTTGAGGGTCTGGTGGCCGAGGCCGCTGGGTGTGCGGGCGCTGTGGCGGTCAGTTCCGGCACCGCCGCGCTGCATGCGGCGCTCACGGCGGTGGGCGTGGGGCGCGATGATCTGGTGATCATGCCCAGCTACACCTTTATCGCCACCGCCAACGCCGTGGCGCAGTGTGGCGCGACGCCCTGGTTGATGGATGTGGAGCCTGTGGGCTGGGGCATCGACCCGGAGATGACGCAGCAGGCGCTGAGTCAGGAGTGCGAGCGCGTGGATGGCGTGCTGCGGCGGCGCGCTTGCGGACGCCGGGTGGCGGCTGTGCTGCCGGTGCAGCCGCTGGGCAACCCCTGTCGTATGGAGGCGGTCACTGCGGTGGCGCGGGGATTTGAGCTGCCGGTGATCAGCGATGCGGCGGCGGCGTTGGGGGCCACCCGTCATGGCAAGCCGGTAGGGGAGCTGGGCGCGGATTTGACCTGCTTCTCTTTTAATGGCAATAAGACAGTCACCTGTGGCGGCGGCGGCGCAGTGGCGGGGCAGGACGCTGAGCTGCTGGCGCGGGTCAAGCACTTGACCACCACCGCAAGGGTGGGGCCGGGATATGACCACGACGTGGTGGGTTTCAACTACCGCATGACCAATCTGCAGGCGGCGGTGGGGTGCGCGCAGATGGAGCGTCTGGCCCAGTTGGTGGGGGCCAAGCGGGCGATCCATGCGCGCTATGTGGCGGCGTTTGCCGATATTTCTCCTGAACTGCGTCCGTTTGCGCAGGCGTCGGGCTCAGAGGGGGCGTGGTGGTTTTCTGGGATCATGTTGGAGGGCGATACACAGCGTTTGGCGCGCTTGCGCGATGATCTGCGCGCGGCGGGAGTGGATGCGCGGCCATTCTGGAAGCCGATGCATCTGCAAACGCCCTACCTGGACGCGCCGCGCAGTGCGATGGCGGTGAGCGACGCCATCTGGCAAGGGGTGTTGCCACTGCCCAGTTCAACGGGGCTGCGCGCGCAGCAGCAGCAGCAGGTGATCGACGCCTTGCTGCAGGCGTTGTAA
- a CDS encoding Mrp/NBP35 family ATP-binding protein produces the protein MNSVQSNHDAAVQRITAIFDQVREPKLNWSIAMLNLLKEVRVDDDGAHVALNLVCDEEPKIAAFRAEALAAIASVYDGSVELEIGHVRVAEQGVAGVGHILLVASGKGGVGKSTVAVNLAAALSAQGLKVGLLDADITGPSVPTMLGQHGRPETVTDEQLMPVMAHGLKFLSVGSLIAPGQALDWRGQMISGTIAQMARKTVWGKLDVLVVDMPPGTGDVHLTLASTVRASGAVVVTTPQEVAWSDVRRALDQLQRQKIPVLGVVENMSLFACEACGHHNHPFPQAQRTAPPEMEMLAHLPLDAGAARDADSGQPAVLAHPESDYARAFTDLAHRIWEKLNLSPTTNPIAKAAQEANSSA, from the coding sequence GTGAACAGCGTCCAATCCAACCATGACGCCGCCGTTCAGCGCATTACCGCCATCTTTGATCAGGTGCGCGAGCCCAAGCTGAACTGGAGCATCGCCATGCTCAACCTCCTCAAGGAGGTGCGCGTGGATGACGACGGCGCCCATGTGGCGCTCAATCTGGTGTGTGATGAGGAGCCCAAGATCGCCGCCTTTCGCGCCGAAGCGCTGGCGGCCATCGCCAGCGTCTACGACGGCTCCGTTGAGTTGGAGATCGGCCATGTGCGCGTAGCCGAACAGGGGGTGGCGGGCGTGGGCCACATTCTCCTGGTGGCCAGCGGCAAAGGCGGCGTGGGCAAATCCACCGTGGCGGTGAATCTGGCGGCGGCATTGAGCGCCCAGGGTCTGAAAGTGGGCCTGCTGGACGCCGACATCACCGGCCCCAGCGTGCCCACCATGCTGGGCCAGCATGGCCGCCCGGAGACGGTGACCGACGAGCAGTTGATGCCGGTGATGGCGCATGGATTAAAATTCCTCTCGGTGGGCTCGCTCATCGCGCCGGGTCAGGCGCTGGATTGGCGCGGCCAGATGATCAGCGGAACCATCGCGCAGATGGCGCGCAAAACCGTGTGGGGCAAATTGGATGTGCTGGTGGTGGACATGCCGCCGGGCACCGGCGACGTGCACCTGACTCTGGCCTCCACCGTGCGCGCCAGCGGCGCGGTGGTGGTGACCACCCCGCAGGAGGTGGCCTGGAGCGACGTGCGCCGCGCCCTGGATCAGCTCCAGCGCCAGAAGATCCCGGTGCTGGGGGTGGTGGAGAATATGAGCCTGTTCGCCTGTGAGGCGTGCGGCCACCACAACCACCCCTTTCCGCAGGCGCAGCGCACTGCGCCGCCGGAGATGGAGATGCTGGCGCATCTGCCGCTGGATGCCGGCGCCGCGCGCGACGCTGACAGCGGCCAGCCCGCCGTATTGGCCCACCCCGAGAGCGATTATGCGCGCGCGTTTACCGACTTGGCGCATAGAATTTGGGAGAAACTGAATCTCAGCCCCACGACAAACCCTATCGCCAAGGCCGCTCAAGAAGCGAATTCATCGGCCTGA
- a CDS encoding Mrp/NBP35 family ATP-binding protein, with amino-acid sequence MQGHGQPGHGQQPPPEPLIPHVKHVIAVASGKGGVGKSTTAVNLALALRAQGASVGILDADIYGPSLPRMLNVHEQPKAEEGKKVPPMEAHGLKAISMGFFMPEDTPMVWRGPMVGMAVEQLLRDIDWGELDFLIVDMPPGTGDAQLTLTQKIPLAGVVIVSTPQDVALADVRKGINMFHKVEAPVLGVIENMSYYECPECGHRAEIFSHGGAEKEAQSSQIEFLGHIPIIEQIRIDADAGAPTVVANPDSPQARAYMEIAKRVSEKLAEGAGQPKGPSIVVE; translated from the coding sequence ATGCAAGGACACGGACAACCGGGTCACGGCCAACAGCCGCCGCCTGAACCCCTGATTCCCCACGTCAAACACGTCATCGCCGTGGCCTCAGGCAAAGGCGGGGTGGGCAAGTCCACCACCGCCGTCAATCTGGCGCTGGCGCTGCGCGCGCAAGGCGCGTCCGTGGGTATTCTCGACGCTGACATCTACGGTCCCAGCCTGCCGCGCATGCTCAACGTGCACGAACAGCCCAAGGCCGAAGAGGGTAAGAAGGTTCCGCCCATGGAGGCCCATGGCCTCAAGGCGATCTCCATGGGTTTCTTTATGCCTGAGGATACGCCCATGGTGTGGCGCGGCCCCATGGTGGGCATGGCCGTCGAGCAGCTGCTGCGCGACATCGACTGGGGCGAGCTGGATTTCCTCATCGTGGATATGCCCCCGGGCACCGGCGACGCCCAGCTGACCCTGACCCAGAAGATCCCCCTGGCGGGGGTGGTGATCGTCTCCACCCCGCAGGATGTGGCCCTGGCCGACGTGCGCAAGGGCATCAACATGTTCCACAAGGTGGAAGCCCCGGTGCTGGGGGTGATCGAGAACATGTCCTACTACGAGTGCCCCGAGTGCGGCCATCGGGCTGAGATCTTCAGCCATGGCGGCGCCGAGAAAGAGGCGCAATCTTCGCAGATTGAGTTCCTTGGCCACATCCCCATTATCGAGCAGATCCGCATCGACGCCGATGCGGGCGCGCCGACGGTGGTGGCCAACCCCGATAGCCCGCAGGCGCGCGCTTATATGGAGATCGCCAAACGCGTCTCCGAGAAACTGGCTGAAGGCGCGGGTCAGCCCAAAGGGCCGAGCATCGTCGTGGAGTAA
- a CDS encoding GGDEF domain-containing protein, whose product MSLFDPQEIAKVQVFEGVDPVLLAPVLEQHAREVTLAPGELLLSPEKENRHLYLVLSGQLEVRVKHIRGPLLRRVQAGESVGEMSVIEHARPSAWVLAGNKPTRLIAVEDEAFWRLVERAGVVGRNLMRIVVRWLRNNTENLVAQWERIDVLEAQSYRDALTGCYNRRWFDEALALGVQEAVEAGGEPLSLALIDVDKFKTYNDSYGHQAGDQALKALGQCLREMARSHDRAVRYGGEEFAVLMPQTTLEQAHEAGERIRRAVERLAIFDHAGVPLPHITLSMGLAQSDNESTPQSMIDHADQYLYEAKQAGRNRVCG is encoded by the coding sequence ATGTCTTTGTTTGACCCTCAAGAAATTGCAAAAGTCCAAGTATTCGAAGGCGTTGATCCTGTGCTGCTGGCGCCGGTTCTGGAACAGCATGCGCGTGAAGTGACTCTGGCGCCGGGTGAGCTGCTGCTGTCGCCGGAGAAGGAGAATCGCCATCTCTATCTGGTGCTCTCCGGCCAGTTGGAGGTGCGCGTCAAGCACATTCGCGGGCCGTTGCTGCGCCGGGTGCAGGCGGGCGAGTCGGTGGGCGAGATGTCGGTGATCGAGCATGCGCGCCCCAGCGCCTGGGTGTTGGCGGGGAACAAGCCGACGCGGTTGATCGCGGTGGAGGATGAGGCGTTTTGGCGTCTGGTGGAGCGCGCCGGGGTGGTGGGGCGCAATTTGATGCGCATCGTGGTGCGTTGGTTGCGCAACAACACCGAGAATCTGGTGGCGCAGTGGGAGCGTATCGATGTGCTGGAGGCGCAATCCTATCGCGATGCGCTCACCGGCTGCTACAACCGCCGCTGGTTCGACGAAGCGCTGGCTTTGGGGGTGCAGGAAGCGGTGGAAGCGGGCGGCGAGCCGCTCTCATTGGCGCTCATTGACGTGGATAAATTCAAAACCTACAACGACTCATACGGGCACCAGGCCGGGGATCAGGCGCTCAAGGCGCTGGGGCAGTGCCTGCGCGAGATGGCGCGTTCGCACGATCGCGCGGTGCGTTATGGCGGCGAGGAGTTCGCCGTGCTGATGCCGCAGACCACCCTGGAGCAGGCCCATGAGGCGGGCGAACGCATTCGTCGCGCAGTGGAGCGACTGGCCATTTTCGACCATGCAGGCGTGCCGTTGCCCCATATCACCCTCTCTATGGGGCTGGCGCAGAGCGATAATGAGTCCACGCCGCAATCCATGATCGACCATGCCGACCAATATCTCTACGAAGCCAAACAGGCTGGGCGCAATCGCGTGTGTGGGTAA
- a CDS encoding tetratricopeptide repeat protein, with protein MDAQHLLQQAIAQQSAGQLDAALTLYDQLLQQQPEHADARYLAALAHIGQERHDAALPHLEQALSLRPQWIEARLSLGETLQHLGRSAEALEHYRDVCQQQPDNAIAQHRQGEAFMDLGENAAAANAFHRATQIDPNQAASWINLGLCLKSLKQFNEAASAFVRAINLEPRNPRAHVDFALTLLTVGLYEKGWLHYMWRFSFAQIAHSFARLPKSAQRWEGEDLHGKRIVVSCEQGYGDNIQFVRYLPMLKARNPAALALECPLPLLPLLQHSELEVDLYTIPSAVAQMCDGYDYAVPLLELPRLFETRVESIPGQCGYLTPVAESRQRWAERIDRDAFNIGVIWSGKGLHSNDPARWRSCELSDMAPWAELPTDGVRWHSLQTGVAHTEPPGIPGGPAFTDWAPLLSDFQETASAMLRMDLVISIDTAAAHLAGALEIPTWLLTPFAPDWRWGIDAADNPWYPTMRLFRQQAPGDWSAPAQEIRDALAQWLTQARPNGG; from the coding sequence ATGGATGCACAGCACCTGCTGCAACAGGCCATCGCGCAACAGAGCGCCGGCCAGCTGGACGCGGCCCTCACCCTCTATGACCAGCTCCTGCAACAGCAGCCGGAACACGCTGACGCCCGCTACCTGGCGGCGTTGGCGCACATCGGTCAGGAGCGCCATGACGCCGCCCTGCCCCACTTGGAGCAAGCATTGAGCCTGCGCCCGCAGTGGATTGAGGCGCGCTTGAGTCTGGGCGAAACATTGCAACACCTGGGCCGTAGCGCTGAGGCGCTGGAGCACTATCGTGACGTCTGCCAACAGCAACCGGACAACGCCATCGCCCAGCATCGCCAGGGCGAAGCCTTTATGGATCTGGGCGAGAACGCCGCCGCCGCCAACGCATTCCATCGCGCCACCCAGATCGACCCCAATCAGGCGGCCAGCTGGATCAACCTGGGACTCTGTTTAAAGTCCCTTAAACAGTTCAATGAGGCGGCCAGCGCGTTTGTGCGCGCCATCAATCTGGAGCCGCGCAACCCCCGCGCACATGTGGATTTCGCCCTCACGCTGCTCACCGTTGGTCTGTATGAGAAGGGCTGGCTGCACTATATGTGGCGCTTCAGCTTCGCGCAGATCGCCCACTCCTTTGCGCGCCTGCCCAAATCCGCCCAACGCTGGGAGGGAGAGGATCTGCACGGCAAACGCATCGTGGTGAGTTGCGAGCAGGGGTATGGCGACAACATCCAGTTTGTCCGCTATCTGCCCATGCTCAAGGCGCGCAACCCCGCCGCATTGGCGCTGGAGTGCCCGCTCCCTCTGTTGCCGCTCCTCCAGCACTCGGAGCTGGAGGTCGATCTCTACACCATCCCCAGCGCCGTGGCGCAGATGTGCGATGGATATGATTACGCCGTCCCCCTGCTGGAGCTGCCGCGTCTGTTTGAGACCCGCGTGGAGAGCATTCCCGGCCAGTGCGGTTATCTCACGCCGGTGGCCGAGTCGCGCCAACGCTGGGCCGAACGCATTGACCGCGACGCCTTCAACATTGGCGTCATCTGGTCCGGCAAAGGGCTGCACAGCAACGACCCGGCGCGCTGGCGTTCATGTGAACTCAGCGACATGGCGCCATGGGCGGAGCTGCCCACTGATGGCGTGCGCTGGCATAGTTTGCAAACCGGCGTCGCCCACACCGAACCGCCCGGCATTCCCGGCGGCCCCGCCTTCACCGACTGGGCCCCGCTGCTGAGCGACTTCCAGGAGACCGCATCGGCCATGCTGCGCATGGATCTGGTGATCTCCATCGACACCGCCGCCGCCCACCTGGCCGGCGCGTTGGAGATCCCCACCTGGCTGCTCACGCCTTTCGCCCCCGACTGGCGCTGGGGCATCGACGCCGCAGACAACCCCTGGTACCCCACCATGCGCCTGTTCCGTCAACAGGCTCCCGGCGACTGGTCGGCGCCCGCGCAGGAGATTCGCGACGCCCTGGCGCAATGGCTCACCCAAGCAAGGCCCAACGGGGGCTGA